The sequence below is a genomic window from Phoenix dactylifera cultivar Barhee BC4 chromosome 8, palm_55x_up_171113_PBpolish2nd_filt_p, whole genome shotgun sequence.
ataGTATAAACATTAATTTGTTGTGACTTAGGTGGGGAAATATGTAGTATAAACTTAACTTTCTTGTGACTTGAGCTTTCAATCGCCAGTTGAAGCAGGTGCTGTCCCACCTTGAGTTGTATCTTGGCAGGTTTCGGAATCGTTTGGGAGCTGGAAATCGACGATACATCCAGACTCTGATTGTTTTAATCCAGTCCTTCCTCCGGTTGTTGGTTGGCTGCCAGGAAGATTCTTCTGGTATTAGTAACATTCATGCAGACCAAGCAACTGAAGAGAAAAATTTTGGTGATACGTCAATGACCATAaatgagttcttattttctCTCAATATTGACAACATCAACTTAGTAAAATTGCATCGATATGTGAAGGAAAGCAACATCATTCACAAGGTACTCTATGCAGATGCATAGCCATCCATGCATTTTATTACCCAGTTGATGATATCGTGTCAGTTCCTCAGGTCACTGGATATGGAGCTAAATTTGCAAGTTCGCGAATTGGTTCCTTGCATTCCGATCACCAGGGCCATGGTGCAGAAGGAAGTGTAATATCTGGTTTTCAGGCTCTAGTTggtatctttctctctcttataaaTAATGATAGTGATGGAAGAATGATAGTCTCAAGGCAGAAGCTTTCTGGGAAAACAGAAGAAGGATACCTTAAATTTGTAATGCTTTGTGGAGAGAAAATTTTTTCTGAGGTCTCATAGCCCTATTGCTTAATCAAATTTTTCTGTGGAAGCATAAAGACAGGTTTGCATATCAGTATAACCtattttaattataaatttcTGCAGATTGCAGGTCAGGCACATGCTGTTGTCCTGGCAGGGGGGACTCTTCAGCCTATTGAAGAGACAAGGGTGCGCCTCTTCCCTGGCTTAGCATTGGATCACGTGCATTTTTTTACATGCAACCATATTGTTCCTCCAGAGAGTTTGTTGCCCATTGCAGTTTCTCGTGGACCCTCTGGCATGACTTTTGATTTCAGTTACAATTCAAGAAGCACTCCAAGCATGGTTTGTACTAAGTCTTATCCTTTCAGACTCACTGGTCATGATGTTGGTAGTTACTTGTTGGATTATGAAGACTTCTCTTGCTTCTAAAAGCAGATTTTTGGTGggttttaaatttaaaagaccTTTATTAATCATAATACCTACTCTTCAGATGTAAGGGAAGTGGAATACAAGTTTATGTTAATTCGAAATGTGGGAGTAGTTATTCTAGGTATGTTTATTGTGGGAATCTATCTATATTGAACATAGTGTTTCTTTACATAATTCACATTTTAATGTGGCACAAAACAGGGGTATGAGTACAAATTGGGTCATCTTGTGTAAAAAAAACGCTCTGTGATTGACAGAGTGATTTTTATCCTTTGGTCAAAATGGGGTAGTGGATATCATTTGGGCAAAGTAAAATGAATATCTGCACTAAAATGACTGCAGATATCATTTGGCCAAAAATTATTCTTTCAATTTAGTGAGAAAAAGGGAGCAGTTGGTGCCCTGACTGAAGATAGCATTGTCTCCATCATTTGGATAGGATTTTTTATTCTATCTTCTGCCCTATGGAACTCTTAGTTCAGAGATTAATTATGTCCTGTCGCCTGCTTGGACAAAAACTCTGTCAAGCATTTTTGCATTGGCATTTTTGTGCAAAATATCTTTTTGGGTTCCTTCTCTGCGTTTATGACTATATAAATAGAATCGGAAATCACACTCCATCCTCATCTGATTTGGGAGCGTCAAATCTCATTGACAAGAGCTACATCAATTAGGATATGTTGATTCGCTCCACACATATTGTAGCCCTAAGGCATGATCTTTGATGGGGTAGAGCCAATGCTGTTTCAATTATATGGAAGGCCTGCCATGCTCTTGACAGCAATGTTTCCAGGTATACAATTTTAAAATATCATGTTGGTATGATACCTATATCCCACATAAATTGCTGAGTTAACACCTGTTGTTGTATACATACATAAGTCCATATGTAACTTATAGATCTTGTGTTCTTCTTaaactttattattttggattgCATGTTTTATTCATCATCTGTCCTTTGGTTCTTCATTAGAATTTGaatgtgcttctttttttttcaaaaattcgtTTTCTGTTTCTATATTCTCTCAAGCACCTAGATGTTCTTCTAGTCCCATGTTACATTTTTGTGCTGAATTTTATATGATATTTCTTTTTCGAAATATTATTGCaagctattttattttattttataaacgTTCACTCCATGAACTAATTATTGATAGCCTTCTTTTAGCCTTCTTTTAATCCATTCTTGCTTATTGTCATTAATATTCACTGATGCATTCtgctaattatgttattttggtTTTGTTGCATGCCAGATAGATGAGCTAGGACGTTTACTTTGCAATCTAGTGGCAGTTATCCCAGAAGGAGTTGTCATGTTTTTCTCTTCATTTGACTATGAAGAACAGGTCTATAATACATGGAGGGCTTCAGGGGTTCTTTCCAAAATTCTGAAGAAGAAACATGTATACAGGGAGCCTAGAAACAGCATTGATGTCGATCTTGTACTGAAGGAATACAAGAAAGCCATTGAGTCTCCTAGTGGAATTCCAAATGATTCAAGAACTAATGGCGCACTTCTTCTAGCTGTTGTCGGTGGAAAGATTTCTGAAGGTATAAACTTCAGTGATGGGATGGGACGTTGCATTATAATGGTTGGACTTCCTTATCCAAGTCCCGCTGATGTTGAGTTGATGGAAAGAATCAAATATATAGAAGGTTTAGGAGAACCGTCTTCACTGACACCAAATAAATCCTTGGGTAATAAATTATATGGCAACACTAGAGTTCAGTCTGGCTTTGACATCTTGAGGAAATGCAAACAAAGAGGAAGAGAATACTATGAGAACTTATGCATGAAAGCTGTAAATCAGTCAATTGGTATGCATGTTCTTTGACTATTTAGCATCAATTAGCATGTAAATGATTGTTTGCTCTGTTACCAACCCCCCAATTTCTTTAATTGCAGGCAGAGCAATTAGGCACATAAATGACTATGCTGCAATATTGTTGGTCGACTCACGGTACGCATGCGATCCATCATTTCAGAGTTTCTCACACCCAGCTAACAAGCTACCCCTGTGGATAAAAGATCGACTTGTTTCTGCTACTCAAAGCTATGGGGAAGTCCACAGACTGCTGCGTCAGTTCTTCCAAATAAGAAGCAGTGTAACCAAAATTATTAGCTCTTAAGTACAATGCTGCATATGTTCTTCCAATTTAATAGCAGAAGTGGTGTGACAAGAAGTATAAGCACGTGAAATCCATAACGGCATCAGTTCTCCCAATTCAATAAGTAGAGGCATACCACATACGTATGCAGATGATAAGGATTGGATGTGGCTTATTTTCTCACTTACCTTAGGAGCTGTTCTCACAAACATCACCAGATGAACCTACCAATTGGTTTAAAGAAGGCAAATATTCAGAATATAAAAAATCTTGTTTGTGCAATTGCTGTTCAGAGCAAAGTGCAATGGTAGAAGCACAGGTGCATTGCTCTTTGTGAATTTGCAGCAAATTGGATAGGAGGTAATGTATCTTTTCTAgcctattacctttttcttctaTTAAGAGTCAGTTTCTGTTTTTATGTTTAATGATGACAATGTTATTTGTTGATATATGATCTTTGTATCTATTTTTAAACTTGTACTTTGGCCAACTCTTCAAATAGAAAGTATAAGCTTCACAACTGTTGCATTGGTTTCCTgtcaatctttttctttcctttgttgCAACATTCAATTTTTCCTGCAACTTATTTCTCCTCTGCTTTTGATGAACTGATGGGTGGAATAAAGTGAAAAAGCTTTTCAGGCTTGAACTTATAATAGACCCTTAATATTCTGATGTAAAATCAAATTTATGGATGCctgttctttttttcctttgaattctttttttaaCATAAGTTGGGCTTCATTTCTTAGTGCAACAATAGCAAATATTGCTGTCAACTCATTAAGCTCCTGTAGCTAAACATATACCAGTATTTGCTATAACCAACTGCCAGTTTGACTCTTCTAGAGACAGTCAACCTTCATGAATTCTATAATATCCTTTTCCCTGGCGCTTATACTGGATATCTTAGtatgaaaagagagagagagagagatgctttTTGGTGCTTTGCATGCCTCATCTACATCCTTCTCTGTTTGAACCTTGTAATGTGTACTTTCTTAATTGTGTGGTCTATAGGAAAGATTCTAGTGCAAATCAAGGGGAAATAATACTGAAACCTTAGGAAAAACAAATGGAAAGATAAACAGAAACACTTTAAACTTAGCTTTCTCAAGCGGTTCCTGGCCATTTGTCTCAGCTCCCATTGTTATTATTTGATCGCCTCCCATTCTCCACCTTCccttttttcccttttgttAGATATTACAATCTCCACTTTGCTGTTTGATTCCTGTGATCTGCCTAGTAAATaggtattgtttattttttggcCTTGCATTCCACTTAGTCTGGCAGTGTAGGTTTTGTGACGGACACcaggggcggctcaatacattctgggcctaaggcgaatccaatgaacgaggcctctttttttaataataattttttttaataaatataaaatacttaaaaaaatatataaaaatagatagccatcaagtacactatttcaacaaagatacatgaatctaacaaagatagacaaaaagcctttttaatttaatataattcttgaatggaagcacataaaagtaattactctaaatgaagggccatgaaactgattaaataactgagataatgcttggcaatactgtttaacatgtcaagcaagagccgaataggaaaggtcatcccatggcactttatggtcaaggtaaagaaaagaatttgtccataaAGGAACCTCTccataagagaaagtagggtcattatgggaaattcactccatctaattaataaaagtcccatcccaccatctccccttcaagtgagtacccaagcagcaactgcaacatcacagcacagcagccattcaaccccctccctccttttctctctctaccaaccaagaggggagaagaaaccgataggagaaaactaaaagaatctccaccctccaagaagtccatctccaatccccctatctttcttccggatggcccagctggatcaggagtaatgtgagggaaggaaaaccaagaccaaaaccaaaaaagagaagggatgaaagataagagaggcttcaggcgtctatcaagccaaccaaatccctcctctctctctctctctccctacccaaaacaaaactacggtccccaacttcccaaattgcccctctgcaggccaggaaactctccacctcccttccatcaagggggaagactcgtagccagctcctgatcccgttttatatggggcctctgcttccttttggtcagcctcccgggggccttccattggcccggggccttaggcgaccgcctcggtcgcctagggctcgggccggccctgacAGACACTATTCCTTATGTTTACCATTAAATATGCAAAAGGAAATACCCGTTCTCTATTTAGCTTCAAAACTTATACTGTAAGGTTGTATAATTCAAGCATATTGTGATTTCTCTTTGCCAGCCATACATCCCCAACAAGCGACTTTCTGCAGCATGATAATGATGACCTCTGAACAAGCTCATAATTGAGGATACATTAGATGTAATCCATgagtttgaatatatgcacttacTGAATTAGGATCATGTAAGAATACACTATCACGGATGCATGCACACATGGATctatacaattcatcatgagtGTGAATTTGTATGTATGCAGTTTTTGATCAACAGTTTCCGCTTTCATTTATATCTGACTCTGAATGCCTTGCTGAAGCTGTAGACTGGCCAGAGAATTTTCACTTGTTCCACAACATCAGATTAGTTTTGTGGGAGGATCTAGTAATCACTAAGgctttttttgtaatttatttcaTTGGCATAATTAATATAGATATAATTTGAATTGTTCCATTTAGTTTCTTTCTCAACCTATTTAAACATCATTTTCAATATTATACCATAAGATATGGTCCTGGGATTGCTGTAATGTTAAACATTTTCTGATGAATCTTTGATTTCATTTGATGATGAAAGGAAAAGCGGATATCATCAGCTCCACTTGGTGTGCCAAATTTATTGGACATTATAGATTATAGAGTATTTATATGTTGCAGTAtttaaaacaaagaaaaagaaaaagtggtactttctttttttgagaatCATGGTGGGGAACCATAATGATGATGACAAACTGATGCAAAAGAAACCCTAGTCAGATACTTGAGATAACACCTCCTGAAAACATCGGGACTGGCAATGTTTGAATAGGGCACCTCTTCCAAATTGAGGAGGGGTGCGAGTGCTGGGCTATAGCCTGGTTTGCTTcccatgttttaatttttactcGTATTTTTCTCTTGAATTAACTTGCAAGGTACACCATGTGAGTGTTTCTTGATGTACATTTCATTTTGTGGCCCTAGGATTTGGTTCTAGTTTTCCTCTGCAGGTCTCGTCTTTGTGCAGTTCTCCTTCAATAGCAGTGCTGCATAAACCATGATCAACATGCCTTAGGTCATCTGAATATTCTTTGACCATTCATCAAAGCCTGCACCTCCTGTGACAGCTAGTTTTCATCTCTCCCTGTTGTGTTACATGTATTAGTTATTCAGTTGCGGGGCTTTAACACTTTCTTTTTTACGCAAATGTAAGCTAATAACTGTTTTAGCATAAATGAGGTCTACTGGAGAGTGGAGACCCTTCGTTAACTACTCTATTAGCGAAATTTCTATAGATTGAGAAATGATGGACGCAAGAGAAAGAAAGTTCATGTTCCATGGTGCAAGTGTTACATGGTACCACCATATTATAGACTTTGTTAATGGTGGTGTTTGGAGTTATTAATGATGATTATTGCATCTGTATATGCAATATTAAAAATTGTTAAGTAATATTGTAATAGTACATTCAGCTTAAGATATGGAAGATGTAATTTTATGGTTAGGGTCAAATGACCCTCATCTTTGAGCGCATAAAGCTGAATTGAAAGAGCCATGACAATTTCCCAGATTCTTTTGGGCTGTTAGAAACCACGTTCCAGATGGACTGCGATATGTAATTCGCGGGCTTGTTTGGAGCTCgttagtttattttatttttttgatggaaaGGGGGAGGCGAGATGCCACCAAAATTTATGAAAAGGAGAATCCTTATTTTAAATTGCAAAACAAACATATCACTGCCCTTctagaaaataaattataacTCTCCTGTTGATCTCGCATTGATAGTTGTGGTCCTGTTATCAAGATTATTCTGTTTCAGTttgtattcttttctttttttaattattatattagcCATATAATAGATAGTGAATGTTGGGCCGTGGTAGGTATATTTGTTAATAGAATAGTGCATTCATGATGAAAATCACAGGATTGTTCAATCAAGACGGGGCGCAAAATCAAAGGCCAGAGATCTTGAAATAACTGCCATAGACCTTAAAAACGAAGAGCTGAAACTGACGTGCAAATATAGAGCATCAGGGAGGTAATACGTGTGATGTTAGGAACTATGGAATTGACATAGAACAGAACATCACCTCATGATTAATACCATAGTTCCCATATCCTCTCTTCATAAGTTGGAGCAAATCTTTAAAAACTTTGTTTGGGGATATATGGGAGATATGAAGAGAGTTCATCTTGTTACATGGGAAAAGTTGTGTCAAACTGATTGAGGATTGGGATTGCATTCCTTGCTTACTTGGAGAGAGGTGTTAGTGGCAAAGGATGCAGCAAAACTTTTTCTTGAGCCCAATAATATGTGGAGTTCTTTGATGAGGGCAAAATATGGGACTCGATCAGCCTTTTCTCACTCTTCTCCTAGGCGGACTAGCTCAGTTTTTTTGGAAGGAGTTATATCATTATGCTACGGTTGTACTATCTAATATTCGATCCTATTAGAAATGACTAGAGCGTGGAGGTGTTTAATGATGCATGGTTGCCGAAAGTTTCTCTTACTGGCCGACCATGGTGAATCAGGAGGTGGTGGATGGTATGACGGTATGTGACATATTTAGGCTTGGTGAAAAATGTTGGAATGCCATTCttgttaataatttattttggGACCGTTTGGCAAATGAAATATTATCCATTGCCATACCTTCTCATGACACCTGATATATTGATGTATGGCCAATATGTCATAACAAAGTGAAGGTTAGGGATCTCTATAAGTTGTTCAAGGAGTGCACAGCTGATAAAAGAGACTGTGCTTGCATATGGAAGATTGGGGTACACCCTAGAGTGGTATTATTTTTGTGGAAATTAGCTTAGAATCGGATTCCTTGTAAAGGAGTGTTGGCTAGAAGGGATTTGCATATTCTTGAAATTAGCTTGGAAGATTGGGGTAGCACATGTTCTATTCCATTGCTCGAAGGCAAGGCAAGTATGGACCCTTTCTAATGTTCCCTATCAGTGATTATGGATCCATCTCCAATTGAGGCTTTCTTGATTTTCATAAAGGCTAATTGACTTAGAACCAATGGTAGATATTTGAGCATTCGGGCTTCCTATGTTGCATATAAGATTTGGCTTGCTAGAAACAACAAAGTTTTTGATAATTTTGTCTCCTCCCCAAGATTCATTCTGGAGCAGGCCTTGATGCAGTCTGCGAAGACTATTAACTTGCCGAATGCAGAAGTAACTTTGAGAGCTTAGGATATCTAGGACTCCTCTTTAGTAGTTGCTGCTTCCCGATTGATTTTCATTACTTGGAGCGCATCAATCAAACTATCAGGTGCTACTTTATCATAAGTTGACGTTGGCATACCCTCTTAATGGGCATATGAGATGCCACCCCCTCTATCTAGCAAAGTGCCTAATAAAAAATaggaaataataaaaaatatataaatttttgttAGTTGCCTCAAACGTATGCAAAGTATGGAATTCTTAAGATCTTGAGTGATTGAACCACGTGCCTCTTCTGCTCCTTGAACTCATTTTAGGCCAATTGTGCAATCACAATTGAAAAACatacaaaatttattttgaaatgcTCTATGTGCAAGAACAAGATGAAGGAGAGTTTTCTCTTGGTGTTCCTTTACTTGGAGAGACTTAGAAGTGCTGGGAGAAGATTTTTGATGCGAATAGAATTAGAATAACTTAGatctaagagagagagagagagggaaggagaaaCTATCTAGtagtttttaactttttttttggtaaaaaataggagaagagggggaggggcagAGCGCCACCCGCGTAACAGCTCCCACTGGGCTCCCCTTCCACTAGGGAATGTTCGATGCGAGTCGCAAGTTTCCGTGTACCCTCCCCAACCCGTGCAAAACCTCACTGGGTcatccacgtgtgagtacgtcaccccagcgccacctcAGTATTGATGGAAGAAAAGCATATCCACACAGAGCCATCCGAACGTGGGGCATGCGGTCTCCTGTTTTAATCGACACAtgcgcgtttcgaacccggaTAACTCGAATGGAATCCAAgcccccttaccaccaggctatTACCTTGGTGGCTAGTTTTTAACTTTATCATGGTCACTCTCTCTCATATTGGAATCTTGGCTAATGAGGGTTGGGCTAGCCCATCATGGGTAACCCAACCGAATCCAAAACCCAACAATGCGGGTTTCACGCCAAG
It includes:
- the LOC103710895 gene encoding ATP-dependent DNA helicase DDX11, producing the protein MGKKTIEEMGEAPEKARREFPAFPFDPYPIQTDFMAFLYDSLEKGGIAMLESPTGTGKTLSIICSTMQWVVDRRKQQREQQKGKPGDTKTSSIDEEEEPDWMRDFAIPGTKKEEGGRRRLGSGLVKSKKASFVKPKNVEKTAEESPGNDEEMEFLVDDYESEAEDMEYGIGRSKRKGGRCLSSSSSDEEEGEGGMEEEEVTPKVYFTSRTHAQLSQFVREFKRTGFTSELNLICLGSRKNLCVNSDVLKLGNSNRINEHCLELQKSKKDSQIKVQTDNGRVQHVKASSGCPMLRKQNLRKQFRTEVWEHGASDIEDLAQLGRKIGTCSYYGAREMVRAGDLVVLPYQSLLLRSARESLGLNLKNSVVVIDEAHNVADSLTSMYNSKITVSQLKQVLSHLELYLGRFRNRLGAGNRRYIQTLIVLIQSFLRLLVGCQEDSSGISNIHADQATEEKNFGDTSMTINEFLFSLNIDNINLVKLHRYVKESNIIHKVTGYGAKFASSRIGSLHSDHQGHGAEGSVISGFQALVGIFLSLINNDSDGRMIVSRQKLSGKTEEGYLKFVMLCGEKIFSEIAGQAHAVVLAGGTLQPIEETRVRLFPGLALDHVHFFTCNHIVPPESLLPIAVSRGPSGMTFDFSYNSRSTPSMIDELGRLLCNLVAVIPEGVVMFFSSFDYEEQVYNTWRASGVLSKILKKKHVYREPRNSIDVDLVLKEYKKAIESPSGIPNDSRTNGALLLAVVGGKISEGINFSDGMGRCIIMVGLPYPSPADVELMERIKYIEGLGEPSSLTPNKSLGNKLYGNTRVQSGFDILRKCKQRGREYYENLCMKAVNQSIGRAIRHINDYAAILLVDSRYACDPSFQSFSHPANKLPLWIKDRLVSATQSYGEVHRLLRQFFQIRSSVTKIISS